From the genome of Novosphingobium sp. TH158, one region includes:
- a CDS encoding arginine N-succinyltransferase: MSFVVRAANADDLQHLYEMAKRTGGGFTNLPPDRKALAAKLERSAAAFGRTHDDVGDDLFVFVLENTETGEVRGTCQIFSAVGQKWPFYSYRIGALTQHSEELGRTFRADILNLSTDLEGASEVGGLFLHPGERAGGLGMLIARSRYLFMRTHRARFADRTLAELRGVIDEAGGSPFWDGVAGRFFGMNFQDADEFNAKHGNQFIADLMPKHPVYIAMLSEHARSVIGVPHPSGRAAMRMLEEEGFAWENYIDIFDGGPTMTVRTDQIRSIREAEDARIGRLDAGLGDHKDGEKRLVSAGRLDQFRTAYGWIKREGETIALDPACAAALGMAPGDSVTHVARW; this comes from the coding sequence ATGAGTTTCGTTGTCCGCGCAGCCAATGCCGATGATCTCCAGCACCTTTACGAGATGGCCAAGCGCACGGGCGGCGGCTTCACCAACCTGCCGCCTGATCGCAAGGCGCTTGCTGCGAAGCTGGAACGATCCGCAGCCGCCTTCGGCCGAACCCACGACGATGTGGGCGACGACCTGTTCGTCTTCGTGCTGGAGAATACCGAAACCGGAGAGGTACGCGGCACCTGCCAGATCTTCTCAGCCGTCGGGCAGAAATGGCCGTTCTATTCCTATCGCATCGGCGCGCTGACGCAGCACAGCGAGGAACTGGGCCGCACTTTCAGGGCGGACATCCTCAACCTCTCGACCGACCTTGAAGGCGCCAGCGAAGTCGGCGGCCTGTTCCTCCATCCCGGTGAACGCGCCGGCGGCCTTGGCATGCTGATCGCGCGCAGCCGCTACCTGTTCATGCGCACGCATCGCGCCCGCTTCGCCGACCGCACGCTGGCAGAGCTGCGCGGGGTGATCGACGAGGCCGGCGGATCGCCGTTCTGGGATGGCGTTGCCGGCCGGTTCTTCGGGATGAACTTCCAGGACGCGGATGAATTCAATGCCAAGCACGGCAACCAGTTCATCGCCGATCTCATGCCCAAGCATCCGGTCTATATCGCCATGCTGTCCGAGCACGCCCGCTCGGTCATCGGCGTGCCGCACCCGTCAGGCCGCGCCGCCATGCGCATGCTCGAGGAAGAAGGCTTTGCCTGGGAGAACTACATCGACATTTTCGATGGCGGCCCGACCATGACCGTGCGCACCGACCAGATCCGCTCAATCCGCGAGGCGGAGGATGCGCGCATCGGGCGGCTCGATGCCGGCCTCGGCGATCACAAGGATGGCGAAAAGCGCCTCGTTTCGGCGGGAAGGCTCGACCAGTTCCGCACGGCCTATGGCTGGATCAAGCGCGAGGGCGAGACGATCGCGCTCGATCCTGCCTGCGCCGCTGCGCTCGGCATGGCTCCGGGCGACAGCGTCACCCACGTGGCGAGGTGGTAG
- the pdxA gene encoding 4-hydroxythreonine-4-phosphate dehydrogenase PdxA codes for MKPLAVSLGDPAGVGPELIAEAWSRRAAAGLAPFFVAGGASLLHRAASLRGIELPVQPISRPDEAPAVFGEALPVLGLSDGEYRPGEPDPDGARLALESLTMATGLARSGQAGGVVTGPIAKARLAAVGFDHPGQTEFVAAACGVEPQNAVMMLAGPSLRTIPLTVHIALEQVPAAITRELIEDRVRIAASALSSDFGLAAPRIAIAALNPHAGEDGRMGDEEARVIAPAIAALAAEGLAVTGPHPADALFTPRARQTYDLAVCMYHDQALVPLKALDFDEGVNVTLGLPIVRTSPDHGTAFAIAGKRLADPGAMIAALRMAGEIAARRAAAA; via the coding sequence ATGAAGCCGCTCGCCGTATCGCTGGGCGATCCGGCGGGTGTCGGCCCGGAACTGATCGCGGAAGCGTGGTCGCGCCGGGCCGCTGCCGGCCTTGCGCCCTTCTTCGTCGCGGGCGGAGCATCACTGCTTCATCGAGCGGCCAGCCTGCGCGGCATAGAACTGCCAGTCCAGCCGATTTCACGGCCCGATGAAGCGCCAGCCGTATTTGGCGAGGCGCTGCCGGTTCTCGGTCTGTCAGACGGCGAGTACCGCCCCGGCGAGCCTGACCCGGACGGTGCCCGGCTCGCGCTGGAATCGCTCACCATGGCGACGGGGCTCGCCCGATCGGGCCAAGCTGGCGGGGTCGTCACCGGCCCCATCGCCAAGGCGCGCCTTGCCGCTGTCGGCTTCGATCATCCGGGCCAGACCGAATTCGTCGCCGCAGCCTGCGGCGTTGAACCGCAAAATGCCGTCATGATGCTCGCCGGGCCAAGCCTGCGAACGATCCCCCTTACCGTACACATCGCGCTTGAGCAGGTGCCCGCCGCCATCACCCGCGAACTGATCGAAGACCGTGTGCGGATTGCCGCCAGTGCCCTGTCGAGCGATTTCGGCCTTGCCGCGCCCCGCATCGCCATTGCCGCGCTTAATCCCCATGCCGGGGAAGATGGCCGCATGGGGGATGAAGAGGCCCGGGTGATTGCACCGGCCATCGCCGCACTGGCAGCCGAGGGACTGGCCGTGACCGGCCCTCACCCCGCAGACGCCCTGTTCACGCCGCGCGCGCGGCAAACCTATGACCTTGCCGTCTGCATGTACCACGATCAGGCACTGGTTCCCCTGAAGGCGCTCGATTTCGATGAAGGCGTCAATGTCACGCTCGGCCTGCCGATTGTTCGCACCTCTCCCGATCACGGCACGGCATTCGCCATCGCCGGCAAGCGCCTTGCCGATCCCGGCGCGATGATCGCGGCCTTGCGCATGGCCGGAGAGATCGCGGCGCGAAGGGCGGCGGCGGCATGA
- the mscL gene encoding large conductance mechanosensitive channel protein MscL yields the protein MLNEFKAFIARGNVLDLAVGVIIGAAFGKIVSSLTDDVIMPIIGAIVGDVDFSNKYTVLSGTVPEGATLAAAKAAGANVVAWGSFITAIINFLILAFVIFLIVRQANKVFPPVPAAPAGPSEVDLLTEIRDALKK from the coding sequence ATGCTGAACGAATTCAAGGCCTTCATCGCCCGGGGCAACGTGCTTGACCTGGCTGTTGGCGTGATCATCGGTGCGGCTTTCGGAAAGATCGTTTCCTCGCTGACCGACGATGTCATCATGCCCATCATCGGCGCCATCGTTGGCGATGTCGATTTCTCGAACAAGTATACCGTGCTCAGCGGCACGGTTCCCGAAGGCGCCACGCTTGCCGCAGCGAAGGCTGCCGGAGCCAATGTCGTTGCCTGGGGCAGCTTCATCACCGCCATCATCAACTTCCTCATCCTGGCTTTCGTGATCTTCCTGATCGTGCGCCAGGCCAACAAGGTGTTCCCGCCGGTGCCTGCAGCACCCGCCGGGCCGAGCGAAGTGGACCTGCTCACCGAAATTCGCGATGCGCTGAAAAAGTAG
- a CDS encoding NUDIX hydrolase: MAEEIVWQGRFVTAKVDGKWEYVSRSRGIRAAVIVAIDDEGHAILVEQYRVPLGRSCIELPAGLIGDHDDVAGEDDLVAAARELQEETGYRAARMEVLGEYWSSPGMLSESYTLVRAHDLEKVGEGGGTDGENITVHRVPIAGLADFIAERRAMGDAIDGKLLLLTGPQLLA; encoded by the coding sequence ATGGCTGAGGAAATCGTCTGGCAGGGCCGCTTCGTAACCGCGAAAGTCGATGGCAAATGGGAATATGTCAGCCGCTCGCGAGGGATCCGGGCGGCAGTGATCGTCGCCATTGACGACGAAGGCCATGCCATTCTGGTCGAACAATACCGGGTACCGCTGGGCCGGTCCTGCATCGAACTTCCGGCCGGCCTGATCGGCGATCACGACGATGTCGCCGGGGAGGATGACCTTGTCGCCGCCGCCCGCGAACTCCAAGAGGAAACCGGATATCGCGCGGCCCGCATGGAAGTGCTGGGCGAATACTGGTCATCGCCCGGAATGCTGAGCGAGAGCTATACGCTGGTGCGCGCGCACGACCTTGAGAAGGTGGGCGAAGGCGGCGGCACCGATGGCGAGAACATCACCGTGCACCGTGTGCCAATTGCCGGTCTGGCAGACTTCATAGCGGAGCGCCGGGCAATGGGCGATGCGATCGATGGCAAGCTGCTGCTGCTCACCGGGCCGCAACTGCTCGCTTAA
- a CDS encoding LemA family protein has translation MAVSLTRRLVRGAVVGTAALGLAGCGINSVPTAEEKAKAKWADVQAAFQERANLVPNLAAVAKGAADQEKGILTGVVEARAKATSIQLNAKDLNDPAKMKQFQDAQNQLSGSLAGFGRLLANVEAYPELKSITNYQMLQSQLEGQENRIRITIRDYNAAVQDYNTTIRTFPDAMAAKIFYGAKPMVPYQASTPGAEVAPSLEGKL, from the coding sequence ATGGCCGTATCGCTCACCCGCCGTCTTGTTCGCGGCGCAGTTGTCGGCACCGCCGCGCTCGGCCTTGCCGGCTGCGGCATCAATTCGGTCCCCACGGCGGAGGAAAAGGCCAAGGCCAAGTGGGCCGATGTCCAGGCTGCCTTCCAGGAACGCGCCAACCTTGTTCCCAACCTCGCCGCCGTCGCCAAGGGCGCAGCGGACCAGGAAAAGGGCATCCTGACCGGCGTGGTCGAAGCGCGCGCCAAGGCCACCAGCATCCAGCTTAACGCCAAGGACCTCAACGATCCGGCGAAGATGAAGCAGTTCCAGGATGCCCAGAACCAGCTTTCCGGTTCGCTTGCCGGGTTCGGGCGCCTGCTCGCCAATGTCGAGGCCTATCCCGAGCTGAAGAGCATCACCAATTACCAGATGCTCCAGAGCCAGCTTGAAGGGCAGGAAAACCGCATCCGCATCACCATCCGCGATTACAATGCGGCGGTGCAGGATTATAACACCACGATCCGCACCTTCCCCGATGCGATGGCGGCCAAGATCTTCTATGGCGCAAAGCCGATGGTGCCCTACCAGGCATCGACGCCGGGCGCGGAAGTTGCGCCCAGCCTCGAAGGCAAGCTCTAG
- a CDS encoding YgcG family protein, with translation MTGQAPRLRQTRSFTVCTMLLLALAALFSALPARAQSFPELTGRVVDQANIIPDDVEARLTQKLEGLEKQSQRQLVVVTLPDLQGYEISDYGYQLGRHWGLGDKERNDGAMLIVAPKERKVRIEVGYGLEPYLTDGLSSLIIQQKIVPSFKAGDMPGGIEAGTDAIIQQLTLPPDEAQKVAASAKPKAAANSGSVFPAVLFIGMILLFFVLPLILRSRGRGRRYDSDVLGNVIMWSVLEGLARGGSGGGGGSFGGGSGGGFGGFSGGGGSFGGGGASGDW, from the coding sequence ATGACCGGGCAGGCCCCTCGCCTGCGCCAGACCCGCAGCTTCACAGTCTGTACGATGCTGCTGCTCGCACTGGCGGCGCTGTTTTCAGCGCTGCCGGCCCGGGCGCAGTCGTTCCCGGAGCTCACGGGGCGGGTGGTCGATCAGGCGAACATCATCCCCGATGATGTCGAAGCGCGGCTGACGCAGAAGCTCGAAGGGCTGGAGAAGCAATCGCAACGCCAGCTGGTCGTCGTGACCCTGCCGGACCTGCAAGGCTACGAGATCTCCGACTACGGCTACCAGCTCGGCCGCCACTGGGGCCTTGGCGACAAGGAGCGCAACGACGGCGCGATGCTGATCGTCGCGCCCAAGGAGCGCAAGGTCCGCATCGAGGTGGGCTATGGGCTTGAACCCTATCTTACCGACGGGCTTTCCTCGCTCATCATCCAGCAGAAGATCGTCCCCAGCTTCAAGGCGGGCGACATGCCGGGCGGGATCGAGGCGGGGACCGACGCGATCATCCAGCAGCTCACCCTGCCGCCTGACGAGGCGCAGAAGGTGGCCGCCAGCGCCAAGCCGAAGGCCGCCGCGAACAGCGGTTCGGTATTCCCGGCCGTGCTTTTCATCGGCATGATCCTGCTGTTCTTCGTCTTGCCGCTGATCCTGCGCTCGCGTGGCCGCGGCAGGCGCTATGACAGCGACGTGCTGGGCAATGTCATCATGTGGAGCGTGCTCGAAGGGCTCGCCCGCGGCGGTTCCGGCGGGGGCGGCGGCTCGTTCGGCGGCGGCAGCGGCGGTGGCTTCGGTGGCTTTTCGGGCGGTGGCGGCAGCTTCGGCGGCGGCGGCGCCTCGGGCGACTGGTAG
- a CDS encoding hydrolase, which produces MQQIAAHESRMIAAIDAAPMLARVERWAAINSGTTNLAGLDRIAAELEPALAELPGEVRRVADSQVTAVAADGSSYEQQFGQHLVLSVRPDAQRRILLTGHMDTVFPADHAFQTLRWLDETTLNGPGVADMKGGIAVMLAALKAFEASPGAERLGYDVLLNSDEEAGSPSSAPLIASLAAGKQAALTYEPAALPDGTLAGERAGSGNYSLVVHGRAAHAGRNPEQGRNAIVAAAALVIGLAELRKPGLAVNPARIEGGSANNVVPDLAIVRFNIRPQTERIAGEFERHLVMLIGRIEQEHGVRIHSHGGMGRPPKPMDDKAQRLFELIRQCGADLGQPIRWQSSGGVCDGNNIAACGVPVVDTLGVRGGAIHSADEYLIVPSLAERAALSALILSRLADGALA; this is translated from the coding sequence ATGCAACAGATTGCCGCCCACGAATCCCGCATGATAGCCGCGATAGACGCCGCGCCGATGCTGGCACGGGTGGAACGTTGGGCCGCAATCAACAGCGGCACCACCAACCTTGCCGGACTAGACCGGATCGCAGCCGAACTGGAACCCGCCCTCGCCGAACTGCCCGGCGAAGTGCGACGGGTCGCAGACTCGCAGGTAACAGCTGTCGCCGCCGATGGGAGTAGCTACGAACAGCAATTCGGCCAGCATCTCGTGCTCAGCGTCCGGCCTGACGCACAGCGGCGCATCCTGCTGACCGGGCACATGGACACGGTGTTCCCTGCCGATCACGCCTTCCAGACGCTGCGCTGGCTCGATGAAACCACCCTCAACGGCCCGGGCGTCGCGGACATGAAGGGCGGCATTGCGGTGATGCTGGCCGCGCTGAAAGCATTCGAAGCCAGCCCCGGCGCAGAACGGCTGGGTTATGACGTGCTGCTCAACTCCGACGAGGAAGCAGGAAGCCCCTCCTCCGCCCCGTTGATCGCATCGCTGGCAGCCGGGAAGCAGGCAGCGCTGACCTATGAACCGGCTGCCCTGCCCGACGGCACCCTGGCCGGGGAGCGCGCGGGCAGCGGCAATTACAGCCTGGTGGTCCACGGCCGCGCTGCCCACGCCGGCCGCAATCCCGAGCAGGGCCGGAACGCCATCGTTGCCGCAGCGGCGCTTGTGATCGGGCTCGCCGAACTGCGCAAGCCTGGCCTCGCCGTCAATCCGGCCCGGATCGAGGGCGGCAGTGCGAACAACGTGGTGCCCGATCTGGCCATCGTGCGGTTCAACATCCGCCCCCAGACCGAGAGGATCGCCGGCGAGTTCGAGCGGCACCTTGTCATGCTCATTGGCCGGATCGAGCAGGAACACGGCGTGCGCATCCACAGCCACGGCGGCATGGGCCGGCCACCCAAGCCGATGGACGACAAGGCGCAGCGGCTGTTCGAGCTCATCCGCCAGTGCGGTGCCGATCTTGGCCAGCCGATCCGCTGGCAGTCTTCCGGCGGCGTTTGCGATGGCAACAACATCGCGGCTTGCGGCGTTCCCGTGGTCGATACGCTGGGCGTTCGCGGCGGCGCCATCCATTCCGCCGACGAATACCTGATCGTCCCCAGCCTGGCCGAACGGGCTGCCCTTTCCGCCCTTATCCTGTCCCGCCTTGCCGATGGAGCCCTGGCATGA
- a CDS encoding TPM domain-containing protein codes for MARQQNLTQEDRLRVAQAVAEAESASAGEIVTIITERSDSYHDVALVWSAIAALLALSALAIAPGFYLGLWDWLFGNWQVEWTPRQLFELAILFGSLKFLGSWLILLWQPLRVWLVPRPLRNARVRNRAITCFKVGAERRTHGRTGILIYLSMAEHRAEIVADEAIASLVPPETWGHAMASMIAELRQGRMADGMIAAVREVGTVLAAHFPRDANDVNELPDRLIEV; via the coding sequence ATGGCCAGACAGCAGAACCTGACGCAGGAGGACCGTCTTCGCGTCGCACAGGCCGTCGCCGAGGCGGAGAGCGCGAGCGCGGGCGAGATCGTCACCATCATTACCGAACGGTCGGACAGCTACCATGACGTAGCGCTCGTCTGGTCTGCAATTGCCGCCCTACTGGCACTCAGCGCGCTGGCTATCGCCCCCGGTTTCTACCTTGGCCTGTGGGACTGGCTGTTCGGCAACTGGCAGGTCGAATGGACGCCGCGCCAGCTGTTCGAGCTTGCCATCCTGTTCGGCAGCCTGAAATTCCTAGGCTCCTGGCTGATCCTACTGTGGCAGCCGCTGCGCGTTTGGCTGGTGCCGCGTCCGTTGCGCAACGCCCGTGTCCGCAACCGGGCGATAACCTGCTTCAAGGTGGGAGCGGAGCGGCGGACCCATGGCCGCACGGGCATCCTTATCTACTTGTCCATGGCCGAGCATCGCGCGGAAATCGTCGCGGACGAGGCCATTGCCTCGCTGGTTCCGCCTGAAACCTGGGGCCATGCCATGGCCTCCATGATCGCGGAACTGCGGCAGGGGCGCATGGCCGACGGCATGATCGCCGCCGTTCGCGAGGTTGGCACCGTGCTGGCCGCGCACTTCCCGCGCGATGCGAACGATGTGAATGAACTGCCGGACCGGCTGATCGAGGTATAA
- the rsmA gene encoding 16S rRNA (adenine(1518)-N(6)/adenine(1519)-N(6))-dimethyltransferase RsmA codes for MTLPPLREVIARHGLSASKALGQNFLLDEQLLDRIAAIPGKLAGQQVLEVGPGPGGLTRALLRAGARVTAIEMDKRCLPALAELAEAFPGQLRVIEGDATKVSHGIEGPYHVVANLPYNVGTALFVGWLSGEDWPPQWSSLTLMFQLEVAQRVVAEPGGDAFGRLAVLAQWRSRARIAMKVHRSAFTPPPKVMSAIVHVEPAEMPSGVSPRMLERVTEAAFGQRRKMLRQSLKGVNGALAALERLAIDPQRRAETLSVDEFVAIARALS; via the coding sequence ATGACCCTTCCCCCCTTGCGAGAGGTCATTGCCCGCCACGGGCTCAGCGCATCGAAGGCGCTGGGGCAGAACTTCCTGCTCGACGAACAGCTGCTTGACCGGATCGCGGCCATTCCCGGCAAGCTGGCCGGCCAGCAGGTGCTGGAAGTCGGGCCCGGGCCGGGCGGCCTCACCCGCGCCCTGCTGCGCGCCGGAGCGCGAGTGACCGCGATCGAGATGGACAAGCGCTGCCTGCCCGCGCTTGCCGAACTGGCAGAGGCTTTCCCGGGCCAATTGCGCGTGATCGAGGGCGACGCGACCAAGGTCTCGCACGGCATCGAGGGGCCCTATCACGTCGTCGCCAACCTGCCCTACAATGTCGGGACGGCGCTGTTCGTCGGCTGGCTGTCGGGGGAGGACTGGCCGCCGCAGTGGTCCTCGCTGACGCTGATGTTCCAGCTTGAAGTTGCCCAGCGCGTCGTTGCCGAACCGGGCGGCGATGCTTTCGGTCGGCTGGCCGTGCTGGCGCAATGGCGCAGCAGGGCGCGTATCGCGATGAAGGTGCATCGCAGCGCCTTCACCCCGCCGCCCAAGGTCATGTCCGCCATCGTCCATGTCGAGCCGGCGGAGATGCCGTCGGGCGTTTCGCCGCGGATGCTTGAGCGCGTCACCGAGGCCGCCTTCGGCCAGCGCCGCAAGATGCTGCGGCAGAGCCTCAAGGGCGTGAACGGAGCGCTTGCGGCCCTGGAGAGGCTGGCGATCGATCCCCAGCGCCGCGCAGAGACCCTGTCTGTCGACGAATTCGTCGCGATTGCCCGCGCACTTTCCTGA
- a CDS encoding peptidylprolyl isomerase → MTVTRVSRLAPLGRSILALTIAALGAGAVAQDAGEPAPRGTISIPENVTIFGKNDPNNRRATAIVNGDIITGTEVDERVALVVAANQGKIQPEEMERLRLQILRNLIDETLQIQEAKAQELEVKNAEVDQSFARLSQQNFPQNPKAMEGYLKRIGSSVDSLKRQIRGELAWNMLLRRNVHPFVNVSEEEVKEAMERLKAAKGTEEYHIGEIFLAATPETQAPVYENAKKIVEQIKQGASFSAMARTYSEASTKSVGGDLGWIRLAQLPTELAGAAQGLQPGQLVGPVQIPGGFSILVLIDKRAVLTADPRDAMLSLKQISIDFPAGTSEADATKRAADFATAIKGAKGCGNVGEVAKTIGAQVVENDQVKARDLPGPLQESLLKLSLGETTPPFGSIQEGVRMLMLCGRDDPQVDSGPKFEDMMSQMEDDRVNKRAQAYMRDLRRDAVIEYN, encoded by the coding sequence ATGACGGTGACTAGAGTTTCTCGCTTGGCTCCTCTTGGCCGATCCATTTTGGCCCTCACGATTGCGGCGCTGGGCGCCGGTGCAGTGGCCCAGGATGCGGGAGAGCCCGCGCCCCGCGGTACGATCTCGATCCCGGAAAACGTCACGATCTTCGGCAAGAACGATCCCAACAACCGTCGCGCCACCGCGATCGTCAATGGCGATATCATCACCGGAACCGAGGTGGACGAGCGCGTGGCGCTGGTCGTCGCGGCCAACCAGGGCAAGATCCAGCCCGAGGAAATGGAGCGCCTGCGCCTGCAGATCCTGCGCAACCTGATCGACGAAACCCTCCAGATCCAGGAAGCCAAGGCCCAGGAGCTTGAGGTCAAGAACGCCGAGGTCGACCAGTCGTTCGCCCGGCTTTCCCAGCAGAATTTCCCGCAGAACCCGAAGGCGATGGAAGGCTACCTCAAGCGCATCGGTTCATCGGTGGATTCGCTCAAGCGGCAGATCCGTGGCGAACTGGCGTGGAACATGCTGTTGCGCCGCAACGTGCACCCCTTCGTCAACGTCTCCGAGGAAGAGGTGAAGGAAGCCATGGAGCGCCTGAAGGCGGCCAAGGGCACCGAGGAATACCACATCGGCGAAATCTTCCTTGCCGCGACCCCAGAAACCCAGGCGCCGGTTTACGAAAACGCCAAGAAGATCGTCGAGCAGATCAAGCAGGGCGCCAGCTTCTCGGCCATGGCGCGGACCTATTCCGAAGCCTCGACCAAGAGCGTCGGCGGCGATCTCGGTTGGATCCGCCTTGCCCAGTTGCCCACCGAACTGGCCGGCGCAGCGCAAGGCCTCCAGCCGGGACAGCTTGTCGGGCCGGTGCAGATCCCGGGCGGCTTCTCGATCCTCGTGCTGATTGACAAGCGTGCCGTGCTGACCGCCGATCCGCGCGATGCCATGCTGTCGCTCAAGCAGATCTCGATCGATTTCCCTGCCGGCACCAGCGAAGCAGACGCGACCAAGCGCGCAGCCGATTTCGCCACGGCAATCAAGGGCGCCAAGGGCTGCGGCAATGTCGGTGAAGTGGCCAAGACCATCGGCGCACAGGTCGTCGAAAACGATCAGGTAAAGGCGCGTGACCTGCCCGGTCCGCTTCAGGAATCGCTGCTCAAGCTTTCGCTGGGTGAAACCACGCCGCCGTTCGGATCGATCCAGGAAGGCGTCCGCATGCTCATGCTGTGCGGCCGTGACGATCCGCAGGTCGATTCCGGACCGAAGTTCGAGGACATGATGTCGCAGATGGAGGACGACCGCGTCAACAAGCGCGCCCAGGCCTACATGCGCGACCTGCGCCGCGACGCGGTCATCGAATACAACTGA
- a CDS encoding N-succinylarginine dihydrolase, whose product MELVEINFDGLIGPSHNYSGLSFGNLAATAHAGQVSHPRAAALQGLEKMRHNMALGLPQGVLLPLPRPNNAYLGALNADKDTDPAITAMAWSASSMWTANAATVSPAPDTADGRCHLTPANLVSMPHRAHEWPDTFRQLQIAFASTAHFALHPPVPSSFGDEGAANHMRMCTGHGSPGLEIFVYGRPGGRFPARQHEQASRAIARGHLLDPARTLFIEQNPDAIAAGAFHNDVVAVANETVLFCHELAFAEPEATYAAIRKSLPEAEIIVVPASEVSLADAVSSYLFNAQLVSLPEGGMGLVVPQECTEQAATSAYLACLIASNGPVRRVLPVDVRQSMSNGGGPACLRLRVVADPATIDPRFLIDEARADRIEQVIRADWPEMIAPDDLRSEALEAQVVAARQRLLAALDLEQLG is encoded by the coding sequence ATGGAGCTGGTGGAAATCAATTTCGACGGACTGATCGGGCCGAGCCACAACTACTCCGGCCTCAGCTTCGGCAACCTGGCGGCCACAGCCCATGCCGGGCAGGTTTCCCATCCCCGCGCCGCGGCCCTGCAGGGGCTTGAAAAGATGCGGCACAACATGGCGCTGGGCTTGCCCCAAGGCGTGCTCTTGCCTTTGCCAAGGCCGAACAACGCCTATCTCGGTGCGCTCAACGCCGACAAGGACACCGATCCCGCGATCACCGCCATGGCCTGGTCGGCCAGTTCGATGTGGACAGCCAACGCGGCCACTGTTTCGCCCGCTCCCGATACGGCAGACGGCCGCTGCCATCTCACGCCCGCCAACCTGGTTTCCATGCCGCACCGGGCGCACGAATGGCCCGATACATTCCGGCAATTGCAGATCGCCTTCGCCAGCACGGCACACTTTGCGCTTCACCCGCCGGTTCCGTCCAGCTTTGGCGACGAGGGCGCGGCGAACCATATGCGGATGTGCACCGGGCATGGATCGCCGGGGCTCGAGATCTTTGTCTATGGCCGCCCCGGCGGGCGCTTCCCGGCCCGGCAGCATGAACAGGCGAGCCGCGCCATCGCGCGCGGGCACCTGCTCGATCCGGCACGCACCCTGTTCATCGAGCAGAACCCCGATGCGATTGCCGCGGGCGCCTTCCACAACGACGTGGTCGCTGTCGCCAACGAGACCGTGCTGTTCTGCCACGAACTCGCTTTCGCCGAGCCCGAGGCGACCTATGCCGCAATCCGCAAAAGCCTTCCCGAGGCAGAGATCATTGTCGTCCCGGCAAGCGAGGTCAGCCTTGCCGATGCCGTCTCGTCCTACCTGTTCAACGCCCAGCTGGTCAGCCTGCCCGAAGGCGGAATGGGATTGGTCGTGCCGCAGGAATGCACCGAACAGGCGGCCACCAGTGCCTATCTTGCATGCCTGATCGCCAGCAACGGCCCGGTGCGGCGGGTCCTGCCGGTGGATGTCCGGCAATCGATGTCGAACGGCGGGGGGCCTGCCTGCCTTCGCTTGCGGGTGGTTGCCGATCCGGCGACGATCGATCCGCGCTTCCTGATCGACGAGGCCAGGGCAGACCGGATCGAGCAGGTGATCCGCGCGGACTGGCCTGAGATGATCGCGCCCGATGATCTTCGCTCAGAGGCACTGGAGGCGCAGGTTGTCGCGGCGCGCCAGCGGCTGCTGGCCGCACTGGACCTAGAACAGCTCGGCTGA
- the mmsB gene encoding 3-hydroxyisobutyrate dehydrogenase translates to MKIAFIGLGNMGGGMAANLVKAGHEVRAFDLAEAALELARQNGCATFATAREALQGVEAVVSMLPNGKIVDSVYLADVIGVAPQSAVLLDCSTIDVATARKVAEAAGAAGYEMVDAPVSGGIAAANAGTLTFMVGGSEAGFARTEPILARMGKAVIHAGGSGAGQAAKICNNMALGIHMIGTCEAFAMAQKLGLDPQKFYDIISVSSGQSWSVTSYCPVPGAGPQSPADNDYKPGFAAALMLKDLTLAMEAAETAGVDAEMGKRARELYQAWVDAGNGAVDFSGIIRTL, encoded by the coding sequence ATGAAGATAGCCTTCATCGGCCTGGGGAACATGGGCGGCGGCATGGCCGCCAACCTCGTCAAGGCGGGCCATGAAGTGCGGGCCTTCGACCTTGCCGAAGCGGCGTTGGAGCTGGCGCGGCAGAACGGCTGCGCTACCTTTGCGACCGCGCGCGAGGCGTTGCAGGGCGTGGAAGCGGTCGTTTCGATGCTGCCCAACGGCAAGATCGTCGACAGCGTCTATCTTGCAGACGTGATCGGCGTCGCGCCGCAGTCGGCTGTACTCCTCGATTGCTCGACGATCGATGTCGCTACCGCGCGCAAGGTTGCCGAAGCGGCGGGGGCTGCCGGGTACGAGATGGTCGATGCGCCGGTGTCCGGCGGGATCGCTGCGGCCAATGCCGGCACCCTGACCTTCATGGTCGGTGGCAGCGAAGCAGGCTTTGCCCGCACCGAGCCGATCCTTGCCCGGATGGGCAAGGCGGTGATCCATGCCGGGGGCAGCGGGGCGGGGCAGGCGGCAAAGATCTGCAACAACATGGCGCTGGGCATTCACATGATCGGCACCTGCGAAGCCTTTGCCATGGCGCAGAAACTGGGCCTCGATCCGCAGAAGTTCTATGACATCATCTCGGTGTCTTCAGGCCAGTCGTGGTCGGTCACGAGCTATTGCCCGGTTCCCGGAGCAGGCCCGCAGAGCCCGGCCGACAACGATTACAAGCCGGGCTTCGCCGCCGCGCTGATGCTCAAGGACCTGACGCTGGCGATGGAAGCGGCGGAAACGGCCGGGGTCGATGCCGAGATGGGCAAGCGCGCGCGCGAACTTTATCAGGCCTGGGTCGATGCCGGCAACGGCGCGGTCGATTTCTCCGGGATCATCCGGACGCTTTAA